A window of Aquitalea denitrificans contains these coding sequences:
- the hutI gene encoding imidazolonepropionase yields MSKPINRTRSLWLNARLATMDTQHPAPYGALHDHVLVVEHGRIAAILPQGQLNPASFDGEVIDVAGRWITPGFIDCHTHLVYGGNRAAEWEQRLLGVPYQQIAAQGGGIVSTVRATRALSEAQLAATSLPRLQALMAEGVTTLESKSGYGLNLEDEIKQLRVARQLGDSQPVEIAPTLLSVHALPPEFAGDADGYIQHVCQDILPTVAEQGLAEAVDVFCESVGFSPAQTRRVFEAAQRHGLRVKGHVEQLSNLQGAALVAEFGGLSADHIEYLDEAGVQAMRVAGTVAVLLPGAFYFLRETQKPPVELLRAAGVPMAVSTDLNPGTSPFASIRLAMNQACVLFGLSPEEALAGTTRHAAQALGRGHSHGKLALDHVADLLLWDIEHPAEIVYGLGVNPLAERVFRGQRPGKETTQ; encoded by the coding sequence ATGAGCAAGCCTATCAACCGCACCCGCAGCCTGTGGCTCAATGCCCGGCTGGCCACCATGGATACGCAGCACCCCGCGCCCTACGGCGCGCTGCACGACCACGTGCTGGTGGTGGAGCATGGCCGTATTGCCGCCATCCTGCCGCAAGGTCAGCTGAACCCAGCCAGTTTCGATGGCGAGGTTATCGATGTGGCTGGCCGCTGGATCACCCCCGGCTTTATCGATTGCCACACCCATCTGGTGTACGGCGGCAACCGGGCGGCGGAATGGGAACAGCGCTTGCTGGGCGTGCCGTATCAGCAGATTGCCGCGCAAGGCGGTGGCATTGTCTCCACCGTGCGCGCCACCCGGGCGCTGAGCGAAGCACAATTGGCCGCCACCAGCCTGCCGCGCTTGCAGGCGCTGATGGCCGAGGGCGTCACCACGCTGGAGTCCAAGTCCGGCTATGGCCTGAACCTTGAAGACGAAATCAAGCAACTGCGGGTAGCTCGCCAACTGGGTGACAGCCAGCCGGTGGAGATTGCCCCCACCTTGCTGTCCGTCCATGCGCTGCCGCCGGAATTTGCCGGTGACGCCGATGGCTATATCCAGCACGTCTGCCAAGACATTCTGCCCACCGTGGCAGAACAAGGCCTGGCCGAAGCGGTGGATGTGTTTTGCGAAAGCGTGGGTTTTTCCCCGGCGCAAACCCGCCGCGTGTTCGAAGCCGCGCAACGGCACGGCCTGCGGGTGAAGGGCCATGTCGAGCAGCTGTCCAATCTGCAGGGTGCGGCGCTGGTAGCCGAATTTGGCGGCCTGTCGGCCGACCATATCGAGTATCTGGACGAGGCCGGTGTGCAAGCCATGCGCGTGGCCGGCACGGTGGCAGTGCTGCTGCCAGGCGCATTTTACTTCCTGCGCGAAACACAAAAGCCGCCAGTCGAACTGCTGCGCGCGGCCGGTGTGCCGATGGCGGTGTCCACCGATCTGAACCCCGGCACCAGCCCGTTTGCCTCCATCCGGCTGGCGATGAACCAGGCCTGCGTGCTGTTCGGCCTGTCGCCGGAAGAAGCGCTGGCCGGCACCACCCGCCATGCGGCGCAGGCGCTGGGCCGTGGCCACAGCCACGGCAAGCTGGCGCTGGACCATGTCGCCGACCTGCTGCTGTGGGATATCGAACACCCTGCCGAAATCGTCTACGGACTCGGCGTCAACCCGCTGGCCGAACGGGTATTCCGTGGCCAGCGTCCGGGCAAGGAAACAACACAATGA
- a CDS encoding undecaprenyl-diphosphate phosphatase: protein MDTLLLLKAAILGIVEGLTEFLPISSTGHLILAGELLKFNDERGKLFEIVIQSGAILAVIWEYRARIATVLGGATHDAAARRFILNLAIAFCPAAALGFLFSKAIKAHLFNAPVVASMFIIGALVIMWAERRQHSIRVQTVEEMSPLDALKVGCAQAFALVPGTSRSGATIIGGMLFGLSRKAATEFSFFLAIPTLIIASLYSLYKDRALLAADDLGIWAVGLLFSFVSAFFCVRWLLRFISSHSFMVFAWYRIVFGIIVLLTWQYGWVNWVDS, encoded by the coding sequence ATGGACACACTGCTTTTGCTCAAGGCAGCCATTCTCGGCATTGTCGAGGGGCTGACCGAATTTTTGCCCATCTCGTCCACCGGTCACCTGATCCTGGCCGGGGAGCTGCTCAAGTTCAACGATGAACGCGGCAAGCTGTTTGAAATCGTCATCCAGTCCGGTGCCATCCTGGCGGTGATCTGGGAATACCGTGCCCGTATCGCTACTGTGCTGGGCGGAGCCACACACGATGCCGCTGCCCGCCGCTTCATTCTCAACCTGGCCATTGCCTTCTGCCCGGCAGCCGCGCTGGGCTTTCTGTTCAGCAAGGCCATCAAGGCCCATCTGTTCAACGCCCCGGTGGTGGCCAGCATGTTCATCATCGGTGCGCTGGTCATCATGTGGGCCGAGCGTCGCCAGCACAGCATCCGGGTGCAGACGGTTGAGGAAATGAGCCCGCTGGATGCGCTCAAGGTGGGTTGCGCCCAGGCCTTTGCGCTGGTGCCGGGGACTTCGCGTTCCGGTGCCACCATCATCGGCGGCATGCTGTTTGGCCTGTCGCGCAAGGCGGCCACCGAGTTTTCCTTTTTCCTGGCCATTCCCACCCTGATCATCGCCTCGCTGTACTCGCTGTATAAGGACCGCGCGCTGCTGGCGGCGGACGATCTGGGCATCTGGGCGGTGGGCCTGCTGTTTTCCTTTGTCTCGGCCTTCTTCTGCGTGCGCTGGCTGCTGCGCTTCATTTCCAGCCACAGTTTCATGGTGTTTGCCTGGTATCGCATCGTGTTCGGCATCATCGTATTGCTGACCTGGCAGTACGGCTGGGTGAACTGGGTGGATAGCTGA
- the hutC gene encoding histidine utilization repressor codes for MPATAQPRYLRIKEYILEGIRKKEFLPGNKIPPELELASQFSVSRMTVNKAVRDLAEAGILLRFAGDGTYVAERKAESPLLDINNIAAEVEARGHTHSADVHQLETIAAGEEIALQLGVKVGTPIYHSILVHREDGLPIQLEDRYVNPAWAPDYILQDFTRRTPNEYLMETCPLTDIEHSVEAILPDARELAMLDIAAGEPCLLVLRRTWSYKNLVTFARLVHPGGRYKLRSQSRVKK; via the coding sequence GTGCCTGCCACAGCTCAACCGCGCTATCTGCGTATCAAGGAATACATTCTGGAAGGCATTCGCAAGAAGGAATTCCTGCCGGGCAACAAGATCCCGCCGGAACTGGAGCTGGCCAGCCAGTTTTCCGTGTCGCGTATGACAGTGAACAAGGCGGTGCGTGATCTGGCCGAAGCCGGCATCCTGTTGCGCTTTGCTGGTGACGGTACTTATGTGGCCGAGCGCAAGGCCGAATCGCCGCTGCTGGACATCAACAATATCGCCGCCGAGGTGGAAGCGCGCGGCCATACCCACAGTGCCGACGTGCATCAGCTGGAAACCATCGCCGCCGGCGAGGAGATTGCCCTGCAACTGGGGGTGAAGGTGGGTACGCCCATCTATCACTCCATCCTGGTACACCGTGAAGACGGCTTGCCCATTCAACTGGAAGACCGCTATGTGAACCCGGCCTGGGCACCGGACTACATCCTGCAGGACTTCACCCGCCGCACGCCCAATGAATACCTGATGGAAACCTGCCCGCTGACCGATATCGAGCACAGCGTGGAGGCCATTTTGCCGGATGCGCGCGAGCTGGCCATGCTGGATATTGCTGCCGGGGAACCATGCCTGCTGGTGCTGCGTCGTACCTGGTCGTACAAGAATCTGGTGACCTTTGCCCGGCTGGTGCATCCGGGTGGCCGTTACAAGCTGCGCTCGCAAAGCCGGGTCAAGAAATAA
- a CDS encoding inositol monophosphatase family protein, with product MVEQVMQVVRDVARQEVMPRFLRVGKTRKDDGSLFTEADMACQQALGEMLPKVLPHPVLGEEMTREEQDALWQDNPDGLWVVDPIDGTTNFVNGLPYFAISVALMVQGVSQLGVIYNPVSDEMFYARRGEGAWLNGRRLPLKTTRNSMGDAIAAVEVKYLRSGKLAARMSSVAPFGSQRSMGSSTLDWCFLAAGRYDLYLHGGQRLWDYAAGAVILEEAGGRLASLNTDDYWSDTVWKRSVIAAIDPELYCQWHRWVRANQ from the coding sequence GTGGTTGAACAGGTGATGCAAGTTGTCCGTGACGTGGCCCGCCAGGAGGTGATGCCGCGCTTTCTGCGCGTGGGCAAAACGCGCAAGGACGACGGCTCGCTGTTTACCGAAGCCGACATGGCCTGCCAGCAGGCACTGGGCGAGATGCTGCCCAAGGTGTTGCCCCATCCGGTACTGGGCGAGGAAATGACGCGCGAAGAGCAGGATGCGCTGTGGCAGGACAATCCGGACGGCCTGTGGGTGGTGGACCCGATCGACGGCACCACCAACTTCGTCAACGGCCTGCCCTACTTCGCCATTTCCGTGGCGCTGATGGTGCAAGGCGTCAGCCAGCTGGGGGTAATTTACAACCCGGTTTCCGACGAAATGTTCTATGCCCGCCGTGGCGAGGGTGCCTGGCTTAATGGCCGCCGCCTGCCGCTGAAAACCACCCGCAACAGCATGGGCGATGCCATTGCCGCCGTCGAGGTGAAATACCTGCGCTCCGGCAAGCTGGCCGCCCGCATGAGCAGCGTGGCACCGTTCGGCAGCCAGCGCAGCATGGGTTCCAGCACGCTGGACTGGTGCTTTCTGGCCGCCGGCCGTTACGACCTTTATCTGCACGGTGGCCAGCGCCTGTGGGACTACGCCGCCGGTGCGGTGATCCTGGAGGAAGCCGGTGGCCGCCTGGCCAGTCTGAATACCGACGACTACTGGAGTGATACGGTGTGGAAGCGCTCGGTGATTGCCGCCATCGACCCGGAACTGTACTGCCAATGGCACCGCTGGGTGCGCGCCAATCAGTAA
- a CDS encoding D-hexose-6-phosphate mutarotase: MAITLPAAAQLITLGNDLTLLQLDSGSFSATLSLLGGQLLSFQPYGQQAWLYMSPQAVLQPGKAIRGGVPVCWPWFGPHPSDSSAPAHGVARQQPWQLLAVEQDGDAFHVKLQGPHWQGLDIELEYALSDHIAMQLHTHNNSTQAHTVSAALHSYLAVSDSRTISLGGLEEAVFEDKVACRYSRMPAQPLQLQGEFDAIVYSEADVVLSDPAWQRRLRVSREGSASVVLWNPWQGKAARLADLPDEGWHDFICIEAANAGEDSRLLQAGDSHTLSCRIQAD; this comes from the coding sequence ATGGCCATCACCCTGCCAGCTGCGGCCCAACTGATCACACTGGGCAATGATCTTACCCTGCTGCAGCTGGACAGCGGCAGCTTCTCCGCCACCTTGTCCCTGCTGGGTGGCCAGTTGCTATCCTTTCAGCCCTACGGCCAGCAAGCTTGGCTGTACATGTCGCCGCAAGCCGTGCTACAGCCAGGCAAGGCCATCCGTGGAGGTGTGCCGGTGTGCTGGCCATGGTTTGGCCCGCATCCAAGCGACAGCAGTGCCCCGGCTCACGGCGTGGCGCGCCAGCAGCCGTGGCAATTGCTGGCGGTGGAACAGGATGGCGATGCGTTTCACGTGAAACTGCAAGGCCCGCACTGGCAAGGGCTGGACATAGAGCTGGAATACGCCTTGTCCGACCACATTGCCATGCAGCTGCATACCCATAACAACAGTACGCAAGCACACACGGTGAGCGCGGCATTGCACAGTTATCTGGCCGTCAGCGATAGCCGCACCATCAGTCTGGGCGGGCTGGAGGAGGCCGTGTTCGAGGACAAGGTAGCCTGCCGCTACAGCCGCATGCCGGCACAGCCGCTGCAATTGCAAGGCGAGTTTGATGCCATTGTCTACAGCGAAGCTGATGTGGTACTGAGCGACCCGGCTTGGCAGCGCCGCCTGCGCGTCAGCCGTGAAGGCTCGGCCAGCGTGGTGTTGTGGAACCCCTGGCAGGGCAAGGCAGCCCGCCTTGCCGATCTGCCGGATGAGGGCTGGCATGACTTTATCTGCATCGAGGCCGCCAATGCCGGTGAAGATAGCCGCCTGCTACAAGCCGGCGACAGCCATACCCTGAGTTGCCGGATACAGGCAGACTGA
- the hutG gene encoding formimidoylglutamase: MTPDMKLWTGRVDAGEGELARRWHQLATPFAPGLPAGIGIAGFACDEGVRRNQGRVGAAAAPAVIRKALANLAWHQAYPLCDMGDVACNDGDLDAAHLRLAAAVEQLARAGHFPLVLGGGHETAYGTWRGLAAAHPDKAIGIINFDAHFDIREAAEATSGTPFAQIAADCASTGRPFHYLCLGVAEPSNTQALFARAGQLGVQWLLDSALNQAGFANAQRTVQDFIDQVDMVYLTIDLDVLPASVMPAVSAPAAMGVELPVVEALVTAIAASGKLAGADLVELNPQFDIDSHGAKTAARLAWSITRHLASQ; this comes from the coding sequence ATGACTCCAGACATGAAGCTGTGGACCGGCCGCGTGGACGCCGGTGAAGGCGAGCTGGCGCGCCGCTGGCATCAGCTGGCCACGCCGTTTGCACCCGGCCTGCCGGCAGGCATCGGCATTGCCGGTTTTGCCTGCGACGAAGGCGTGCGGCGCAATCAGGGCCGTGTCGGCGCGGCGGCAGCTCCCGCTGTCATCCGCAAGGCGCTGGCCAATCTGGCCTGGCATCAGGCCTATCCGCTGTGCGATATGGGCGACGTGGCCTGTAACGATGGCGATCTCGACGCCGCCCACCTGCGGCTGGCTGCGGCGGTGGAGCAACTGGCGCGTGCCGGGCACTTTCCGCTGGTGCTGGGTGGTGGCCACGAAACCGCCTACGGCACCTGGCGCGGGCTGGCCGCAGCGCATCCGGACAAGGCAATCGGCATCATCAATTTCGACGCCCACTTCGACATCCGCGAGGCAGCCGAGGCCACTTCCGGCACGCCGTTCGCGCAGATTGCCGCCGACTGTGCCAGTACTGGCCGTCCCTTCCATTACCTGTGTCTGGGCGTGGCCGAGCCATCCAACACCCAGGCGCTGTTTGCCCGTGCCGGGCAGCTGGGCGTGCAGTGGCTGCTGGACAGCGCGCTGAACCAGGCGGGCTTCGCCAATGCGCAGCGTACGGTGCAGGACTTCATCGACCAGGTGGACATGGTCTATCTCACCATCGATCTGGATGTGCTGCCCGCCAGCGTTATGCCTGCCGTGTCGGCCCCTGCCGCCATGGGAGTGGAGCTGCCGGTGGTGGAAGCACTGGTCACCGCCATTGCCGCCAGCGGCAAGCTGGCCGGGGCCGATCTGGTGGAGCTGAACCCGCAATTCGATATCGACAGCCACGGCGCGAAGACGGCGGCCCGGCTGGCGTGGAGTATTACCCGTCATCTGGCCTCGCAGTAA
- a CDS encoding 16S rRNA (uracil(1498)-N(3))-methyltransferase — protein MPRFFIETALATGQTLSLPDTVVRHIQVLRLKEGDSLTLFNGQGGEYQATLLSLQKRDASCEITRFDDISRESPIWLGLAQAISSGDRMEFTLQKGVEMGVSLFQPIAAERSVVKLSGDRADKRVQRWQEIVQSACEQCGRNTLPQVLPILSLTEWLQQQQQAEARLILSPLGTQKLADIASAPKRAWLMAGPEGGYSAREEGAALDAGWTPLKLGPRILRTETAALAAVAAVQAVWGDYCI, from the coding sequence ATGCCAAGGTTTTTTATCGAAACAGCGCTTGCGACAGGTCAAACCCTGTCGCTGCCCGATACAGTTGTCCGTCATATCCAGGTACTGCGCCTGAAGGAAGGTGACAGCCTTACCCTGTTCAACGGCCAGGGCGGCGAGTATCAGGCCACCTTGCTGTCGCTGCAAAAGCGCGATGCCAGCTGTGAAATCACCCGTTTTGACGACATCAGCCGCGAATCGCCTATCTGGCTGGGCCTGGCACAGGCCATTTCCAGTGGCGACCGCATGGAATTCACCCTGCAAAAAGGGGTGGAAATGGGGGTATCGCTGTTTCAGCCCATTGCTGCCGAGCGTTCGGTGGTGAAGCTGTCGGGCGATCGGGCTGACAAGCGGGTGCAGCGCTGGCAGGAAATCGTACAGTCGGCTTGCGAGCAGTGCGGCCGTAATACCCTGCCGCAGGTCTTGCCCATTCTCAGCCTGACCGAGTGGCTGCAGCAGCAGCAACAGGCCGAGGCGCGCCTGATCCTGTCGCCGTTGGGGACGCAGAAGCTGGCTGACATTGCCAGCGCACCCAAGCGGGCCTGGCTGATGGCCGGGCCGGAAGGTGGCTATTCCGCCAGAGAGGAAGGCGCTGCGCTGGATGCAGGTTGGACACCACTGAAACTGGGGCCGCGCATCTTGCGTACCGAAACCGCTGCGCTGGCCGCGGTGGCGGCCGTGCAGGCGGTGTGGGGGGATTACTGTATCTAG
- the gmhA gene encoding D-sedoheptulose 7-phosphate isomerase yields MISHIQSSLTEAQTALNNLLANPEALASIEAAAQQLIASLAAGGRIFSCGNGGSMCDAMHFAEELTGRYRNNRRGMAAIAISDPSHMSCVANDFGYEHVFSRYLESHGRAGDVLIGISTSGNSQTIVNAATVARELGMKVIILTGRAATRLEPLADVYVNTPGGQYADRVQELHIKVLHILIELVERHFCPENY; encoded by the coding sequence ATGATTTCCCATATCCAGTCCAGCCTGACTGAAGCGCAAACTGCACTGAACAATCTGCTGGCCAATCCAGAGGCGCTGGCCAGCATCGAGGCCGCTGCGCAGCAACTGATTGCCAGCCTGGCCGCCGGTGGCCGCATCTTTTCCTGCGGCAATGGCGGCTCCATGTGCGATGCCATGCACTTTGCCGAAGAGCTGACCGGCCGTTACCGCAACAACCGGCGCGGCATGGCGGCCATTGCCATTTCTGACCCCAGCCACATGAGCTGCGTGGCCAACGACTTTGGCTACGAACACGTGTTTTCGCGTTATCTGGAAAGCCATGGCCGGGCCGGCGATGTGCTGATCGGCATCAGCACCAGCGGCAATAGCCAGACCATTGTCAACGCCGCCACGGTGGCGCGCGAACTGGGCATGAAGGTGATCATCCTCACCGGCCGTGCCGCCACCCGGCTGGAACCGCTGGCCGACGTTTATGTCAACACCCCGGGCGGCCAGTATGCCGACCGTGTGCAGGAGCTGCACATCAAGGTGCTGCATATCCTGATCGAGCTGGTGGAACGGCATTTCTGCCCGGAAAACTACTGA